The genomic segment aatatatttttgaattcttttTCAGTACATGTAACTAGTCTATTGGGTCATCAATCTCCCACAGTcaactttttaaatatgtttaggaTGCTGAGTAATGTAGATAACTGAGTTATAGAGTGTACCTAGTTTTGGCGGACacacggtatattatataatatgtacataaattttatttaaaataaaattagctagggaaaatatttagtaaatgttttcagtttttttatgttattaattaaattattttaaatgttctcaGTGTTATGATGGACAATGTGACTGCTGATGATTTAAATGACTCTGGTTCATCTTCTTCTTCGTCATCCGATTCTGATTGCGAATCAAGTAGTTCTTGTACCagttcttcttcttcttcctgCTCTGAAACACCTAACAACCAGTGCAAAGACTCTAGCTTTCCTAATTGTGATGAAGTTACCCCAGAAGATACAGATACTCGACAGTCAAATGGTCAATCCGAATGGATGGTTTGTCAGCTTTGCCTGTATAAAGTCAAAACACCTTTACAAttaagacaacacatgcgaaTGCACATTGAACATAAAGTACATCGTTGTGctatatgtaataaaacatttgaacaAGCCACTCAACTAGAAAAACATATAGCCATACACGGTGATGCAGATAATCGTTTTGAATGTTCACTTTGTGACAATGTGTTTAAGCTCCGAACTCAAATTGTCAGACACATAGCAACTCACAAAAAACAAAAGGCTGTGATTC from the Acyrthosiphon pisum isolate AL4f chromosome X, pea_aphid_22Mar2018_4r6ur, whole genome shotgun sequence genome contains:
- the LOC103309144 gene encoding gastrula zinc finger protein XlCGF42.1-like: MMDNVTADDLNDSGSSSSSSSDSDCESSSSCTSSSSSSCSETPNNQCKDSSFPNCDEVTPEDTDTRQSNGQSEWMVCQLCLYKVKTPLQLRQHMRMHIEHKVHRCAICNKTFEQATQLEKHIAIHGDADNRFECSLCDNVFKLRTQIVRHIATHKKQKAVIRKLYPCHICSKKLRNKSLLKEHVSGHEKGTLHSCDVCGRTFKLNSYLVVHKRTHEMNVSYTGDKPFTCSVCNKSFLSQSNLDLHMLVHSSSKKALYSCDICGKIFMRKYNYDAHVKIHE